The window TCTGGTAGGTTTGATGTACGACAGGAGGCACACAAGAATGATAAGCGATTTCGGCGGCCTGGCGAAGGTCGTTCCGGTCCTTGCTACATTCTTCATGATTTCCATGCTCGGATCTGTCGGGCTTCCCGGTCTGAATGGATTCGTTGGTGAATTTCTTATCCTCGCAGGATCATTTAAGAGCGATTTCCTCGGAAGCCAGGCTTATGCAATCCTTGCCACGAGCGGCGTCATTCTTGCCGCGGTCTATTTGTTATGGATGTATCAGCGGGTCTTCTTCAAGAAGATTGACGTTCCGGAGAATGAACTTATGAAGGATCTGAACCTTCGTGAGGCCGCAGTGCTCGCGGTCCTGGTGCTGTTCATAGTATGGATTGGTGTGCACCCTATTACGTTCTTATCCAAGAGCGAACTGGCGGTCAGAGCGTTGGTTGATACCTTGACGAAGGTAAAAGTAGGAGCGCTCGCCGTTACGCAGTGATAGGCACCGGAATAATATTATGCATTGCACGGTGATGCTTTCTGCGGTCGCAGATAGTCACGCCACCTCCAAGGCTGATTCCTGCCACGAAGACAGTTCGGAATTCCGGAATGCCAATCCGCGGATTCCTACTCTTTCATTGTCGGTTTCTATCTTGCAACTCGGAGCAGCGCCTGGAGGTTCTATGGCGAGAATTGAGAAAGAACGTATATCTTTTGAAACTCCTGATCATTGCAGGATCGTCGGTGATTTCTATTTTGAAAACGGAAAGAAATCTGTTGCGCAGCCGTGTGTCGTACTCGTCCACGAATTCAAGAAGGGCAGGGAGCAATGGAACAGCTTCGCGGCTGCGCTCGTGAGCGCCGGCTACAAGGTCCTGGCGTACGACGTTCGAGGACATGGCGAATCAGCAAACCTGAAGGACGTTACTTCCGTACTAAGCGATCCGCAGCTCGCTCCGTTCGATTTCGACGGTGCGGTAACCTGGTTGACCCATAGAAAAGGCGTGGATGCGGGTAGACTCGCTTCAATCGGCGTTTCGTTCGGTGCCTACGTCGCATGCGGCGGTAATGCGGCTTACCGCGAACAGGTCAAGGCCACGGTTGCAATCTCATGTTCCTTGAAGGGAGCTCTGACATTTCTCAGCCACAAGCCTGGCGAAAGAGCCATGCACAAAGTTTTGTACATGGCGGGCAAGGGACAGCCCGCGAAGGACGCGGCAGAACTGTCCGACAAGTACACCAGCGGCGCCAGGACGGTCAAGATTTTCGATGAGACGGCAGCACAGGGGATCGATCTCTTAAACACGAAGCCT of the Candidatus Kryptoniota bacterium genome contains:
- a CDS encoding alpha/beta fold hydrolase; this encodes MARIEKERISFETPDHCRIVGDFYFENGKKSVAQPCVVLVHEFKKGREQWNSFAAALVSAGYKVLAYDVRGHGESANLKDVTSVLSDPQLAPFDFDGAVTWLTHRKGVDAGRLASIGVSFGAYVACGGNAAYREQVKATVAISCSLKGALTFLSHKPGERAMHKVLYMAGKGQPAKDAAELSDKYTSGARTVKIFDETAAQGIDLLNTKPEAMEIILEWLNENL